From Candidatus Bathyarchaeum sp.:
CCGTTCTTGTGATGTATTTTGTTGGAAAAGACATGGGAGGTAAAGGAGTCGGTCTTTTTTCTGCCTTCTTTTTGGCTGTAAGTTCTGCTTATATCAGCCGTACATCTTTAGGATTTTTTGACGATGAAAATGTTGGAATCTTTGGCATTCTCTTGTTTATTTTCTTCTTCTTACGCTCGATCGACAAAAATAGGTCAAACAAAGAAACAATAACTTACGGTGTTTTAGGCGGATTATCCTTAGCTTACTTGTTTGCGTCTTGGGGTGCAGCTAGGTATCCACTTGGTATTGTTTTAGTTTTTGTGTTAGCGCTGATTGTTTTGGGTAGATATTCAACGCGACTTTTAATTTCATATGCCACAACTTTTGCGGTGGCAATTCTGCTAGCCTTGGCTGTTCCAAAATTAGGTGGCTTAAGTTTTCTGGTAGAACCCACAATTCTTGCCGTGCTAGGAATGTTCCTTTTACTAGTGATATTTGAGTTTTCTAAACGGATTACTGTTCCAAAAAACAAAGTTTTGTTTATTGTAGGTACTTTATCATTAATTGTTATTGTTTTTGCAGTTCTTGCTGGTTTTGGTTTAATGGGTTCCATAGGCGACAAATTTATTTCAGTAATTTTACCGTCTGAACGCCTTGGTGAAGGTCCTACTCAACAGCTTGTGCAGTCTGTTCAAGAACACCGACCAAGCACATGGGGTTCATTTTACTATGACCTGGGAATTGGTGCCCTTTTTGTTCCCATCGGTTTATTCTTTATCTTACAAAAGCCCACAAATCGTAACATCTTCGTTGCAATCTTTATATTAACTGCAATTTATTTTGCAGGCTCCATGGCAAGGTTGAGTCTGCTTTTGGCTCCGGCAGTTAGTATTATTTGGGCTCTTGCTCTGGTTCAATTAGTGAAACCTTTCGTTTCAATTTTGCGTGAAGACCCCAAAATTTCCAGACGTAAAATGCGGTTGCGACCCAAAGTTGGCAAAGAATTTAGTGTAGGCTTTATTGCTTTGCTATTCATTTTGTTGACTGTGAACTTTGTGTTGCCTACGACCGAAGGTGCCAACTATTCACGAACAGTTGATAGGGCTTATTCCCCAACAACAATTGCTGCTTCAAGTTTGCCCCTGCGAACAGAAGCTAGTTATTGGTTGGATGCTCTCAACTGGATGCGAACTAATCTGAATTCAAGTACTGTTGTGGCTTCTTGGTGGGACTATGGTTATTGGATTACAACTATTGGTAACGTAACCACGCTTGCGGATAACGGTACCGTAAATACTACCCAGATTGGCATGATTGGTGAAAGTTTTGTTTCTAATGAGACAGAATCTATTAAAATCTTGAAAGATTTTGATGCAGAATATGTTACCCTCTTTATGAGCTTTGATTCAAATGGGGAGGACATGGGATACGGTGACGAGGGTAAATGGCGCTGGATGGCAAAAATTGCTGGGTTAGATGATACCGAATACGGCAACTACAGTTTAGGTCTTGATTGGATTGACTCAAATGAAGATGGTGTGCCTGCTGACAGTGAATTAGTTGTGAATGAACTCGGGACAAGCTCAATATTGTACAAATTAATGCATTACGCACGAGACATGGCGATTTACGGCTCCTCAGACATTGAACTGGAACATTTTGAAGAAGCCTTCTTTACTACGCCAGAGTGGTATGCTAAATCAGAAAGCGAATACTTTACAGCAATGGTGTGTACCTACAAAATCATTTACTAAAAAATGAAATAAAAAAGAAGTTAAGAGATATAAGTGATTTTCTCTTCTTCTACTTTTTTGATGTTTTGCATGTATTTTGCGCGACGTTTTTCGATGTCTTGCATTTTACCCAGAATTTGTTTTGATTTTTCTATGTCTTTGTCTAATCCACTTAAGTCCACAGTTATTTCTAACAGTTTTTCCAGAACCTGAATGATACTTTTTGCTGTTTTGGGGTCTGGCAAATAACCTTTGGTTTCACCTAACAGACAAACAGCATCAAGGTTTCTGAATTTTGCTAAGCCGAGCAGTAAACCAGCAGTACCAACTATTGGAGTTCCTGCTTCACTGGATAACGCATTGGCTTTTTTTGCTTTTTCAAAAAGTTCTGGAGTGGTGGATACTGCAACAATTTTTGGGTCTCCTTCAAACTCGTTTCTGTATCCGCCGATAGTAATTATTGTTTTAACGTTTTTTTGTTGTGCAAAATCAAGAATAGTATTTGCAACTTCAAATTGTCCTTCAATGGTTTGTGGTTGGCTGTCTGCCGTTAAGAAGATGAAATCATTTTTTCCTGATTCGTTTTTCCACCCATAGAATTCTCCCCTAAGAAGCCTAACACTGCCGTTTTCGTTTACAATTACATGGTACGGAAAATGAGGTGAATACAATGTTCCAACTTTTTCTGCCTTTAATTGTTTGACAAGATATTGAGTAGCTATGCTTCCGACCATTCCTAATCCTGGACATCCTTCAATTAGTATTGGATTGTTTAGTTCTACTTTTTTTAGTTCTTCAATTGTTGTTTTCTTCATTTTTGTTCTGTCTCTCTTATGGCTTGTCTATACTTTGCGTAGCGATCTTCGGGCGAAAATTTAGCTGGATGTGGAATGCGAACCTTTCCCCCACAAACTGGACAAACATCCTGACTTAAGGTGTATTTTTCACATTTCACACATTTTCTAAGCAACCAAACCATCGCAACCAACACTTTGGACGTTCACCCCTACTTGTACGAACCTCCCTATTTACGTTTTCAAAAAAACAATATTAAATCTTAAATCTAAACTCCGTCTAGTATATTGATTTTGATGGTCCTCTTCAAAAAAGGAGCATTTTAATTTACGAAATCATTGGCATTATTTTATTATCCTTTTAGGACGCTTGTTCCATTTCACACTTTTGAAATATCTGTTTCAACCCTTTTGTTGGTGCCTTTTCTGCAGTAAACGAAAGCGTCTGGGAACACTTAAAACTGGGCTTTTGGCCCTTGATACTATATACTGCTATCGAATACTGGAAAATCAAAAACAAAAAATGAGCGAAAAATTAAAAAATTTCAGTTAGTAATCACGGCCTTCAATAACGCTATTGAACAGTTTTCTAAAACTTCATTGATTCTCGATTATTGCAAAAAACTCACACAAAATTGAATAAGTTCTTTTTCCCTTCCTCTTCAAAACTAATTTTCAGTTTCTGTGGATTCATAATGTTTATTACTTGAAATTGATGTATCCGTTTTTGCTCTCATCGCGAGCTTGATCTGCATGCGTAAATCCCGTTTATGTATCATCTCAACGTGAGATAACCAAAATTTGAAATATCGGGGTGGCGTGGCACAAACCCGATGAGAGCACAGTTAATCCATTTTGATTTCTGCTAAAACTGCTTTTGTTGTTGTTTGGTTTTCAGTTTTCAGCAATATATCAAGGTCTTCAGTAGAATCAATATCCAAAGCCACACTATCCGATTCATAAATTATTGGTGAAACGCCTTTTTCTGTCGCTTCTGTTTGGTGTTTTTGGAAACTGTTTGGCCCAAATCGTGGAGAAATTATGTTCGGGGGATTTTGGAGCAACGCATTAGTTCCATTGTTATGGGAGGAAACAATAACTAAAGAAGGCGAGTCAGCACCTAGTTTGAGGATTTGGTTTATGTCATTAGCTGTTATGAGGGGGATATCTGCGGGCAGAATTAACACTGTTTTGGCGTGGTTTTTGATGCTCCATTGTGTTGCTTGTTTTAGGGAAGAGTTTAGGTTTGGACTTTTTTCTTGTAGATAAGTTACATCAAAGTCTTTGGTTAAATCTTCAATAGTTGGGTCGGAACCTACTACAACAATGTGGTTTATCATCGAAGATTTGGTTGCTGTGATTACGTCTTTAAGCATGGCAAGGGTTAGTTTTTGGCGTTGTTTTGGAGTTAGAACACCAGAAAGGCGCATTTTTGTGTTTGTTAGTTTTTTGACGGGGATTACGGCAAAGACAGATATTGTAACTCACACCATTAGAAGCGAGTTTAACCGATTCAATTAAATGAATCTATTTGTTAAAGCCCGCAAGAAGAGTCTTTACTTCTGGTCGTAACAGTATGAATTCAATGAAGGTACTTGCAAGTAATACTTCAATGAAGGCCTTTACAATTATGAAAGCTGTTACTGTGTCTGGAACTCCATAAACGGTGCATGCAAACCACATGTAAGGTGCATAAGGTATAATGGCAATGGCTCCACTTACGGGTGGGGGAACATTGAGTTTTTTTGCTAACAACCCAACAATGCCCGCCAGAAGAGCATTACCAAAGGGTATGAACAAATTACCGATGCTAATTGTAGACATAATCGTTCCTAATCCGCCTGTTATGGCACCAGCTATTGGACCAAAAGAAACAGCCATTAACAAAGCGGGTAAAATTGACAAGTGAAATTCAACGTTTGTTCCGGGAGCTGAAGGGAGTTGTATTACAAGAAGACCTAAAACGTTTCCAAGGGCACCCATTATGGCGATTAATGCAATTAGTTTCACGGTTATTTTCATAATAATCACATGCAGTTTTGACTGATTGAAGCACTAATAACATTAAATAGTTATTAAATTTTTCGAAAAATATGTTAGTAAATTAATCATAATAGAATAACGAATGAACAAAACTAAGTGTCAAATAAAGGCCAAAACAGTTTCAGCCAAGTTGATTTTATCATCCAAGGTTTTCATAACCGTGTTCGTTGCAGCCACATCCATACCTAGAGATTCAATTCGGGCTTTTTGGTCTGCATCCACGGTGTCTATAACAAAAACGTCAAGAAAATCCCGATACAACGACGCCACACCATACGCAGAAACTTCAATCCCCGAACCGCGCATCATTTTGTCCGCCGGTCCTTTAATTGTCAATCCGCCCACAATC
This genomic window contains:
- a CDS encoding ECF transporter S component, with product MKITVKLIALIAIMGALGNVLGLLVIQLPSAPGTNVEFHLSILPALLMAVSFGPIAGAITGGLGTIMSTISIGNLFIPFGNALLAGIVGLLAKKLNVPPPVSGAIAIIPYAPYMWFACTVYGVPDTVTAFIIVKAFIEVLLASTFIEFILLRPEVKTLLAGFNK
- the cofC gene encoding 2-phospho-L-lactate guanylyltransferase, producing the protein MPVKKLTNTKMRLSGVLTPKQRQKLTLAMLKDVITATKSSMINHIVVVGSDPTIEDLTKDFDVTYLQEKSPNLNSSLKQATQWSIKNHAKTVLILPADIPLITANDINQILKLGADSPSLVIVSSHNNGTNALLQNPPNIISPRFGPNSFQKHQTEATEKGVSPIIYESDSVALDIDSTEDLDILLKTENQTTTKAVLAEIKMD
- a CDS encoding proteasome assembly chaperone family protein, which translates into the protein MKKTTIEELKKVELNNPILIEGCPGLGMVGSIATQYLVKQLKAEKVGTLYSPHFPYHVIVNENGSVRLLRGEFYGWKNESGKNDFIFLTADSQPQTIEGQFEVANTILDFAQQKNVKTIITIGGYRNEFEGDPKIVAVSTTPELFEKAKKANALSSEAGTPIVGTAGLLLGLAKFRNLDAVCLLGETKGYLPDPKTAKSIIQVLEKLLEITVDLSGLDKDIEKSKQILGKMQDIEKRRAKYMQNIKKVEEEKITYIS
- a CDS encoding DUF6512 family protein, with protein sequence MCFNPFVGAFSAVNESVWEHLKLGFWPLILYTAIEYWKIKNKK
- a CDS encoding glycosyltransferase family 39 protein, with the translated sequence MKIGKLFSKESAGSTLSSLGSFRLGISNSTLIHFSLLAIILVIAAAIRLLPLRWGYQLSEFDPHIHYRATKFIVENGLNGYTSWVDPMSWYPTGYQISSFILPGLATTAAIMYQIANALNLAPGPILTSEVYHPLTADPVFNFCVIFPVIMAVLTVLVMYFVGKDMGGKGVGLFSAFFLAVSSAYISRTSLGFFDDENVGIFGILLFIFFFLRSIDKNRSNKETITYGVLGGLSLAYLFASWGAARYPLGIVLVFVLALIVLGRYSTRLLISYATTFAVAILLALAVPKLGGLSFLVEPTILAVLGMFLLLVIFEFSKRITVPKNKVLFIVGTLSLIVIVFAVLAGFGLMGSIGDKFISVILPSERLGEGPTQQLVQSVQEHRPSTWGSFYYDLGIGALFVPIGLFFILQKPTNRNIFVAIFILTAIYFAGSMARLSLLLAPAVSIIWALALVQLVKPFVSILREDPKISRRKMRLRPKVGKEFSVGFIALLFILLTVNFVLPTTEGANYSRTVDRAYSPTTIAASSLPLRTEASYWLDALNWMRTNLNSSTVVASWWDYGYWITTIGNVTTLADNGTVNTTQIGMIGESFVSNETESIKILKDFDAEYVTLFMSFDSNGEDMGYGDEGKWRWMAKIAGLDDTEYGNYSLGLDWIDSNEDGVPADSELVVNELGTSSILYKLMHYARDMAIYGSSDIELEHFEEAFFTTPEWYAKSESEYFTAMVCTYKIIY
- a CDS encoding RNA-protein complex protein Nop10, with translation MVWLLRKCVKCEKYTLSQDVCPVCGGKVRIPHPAKFSPEDRYAKYRQAIRETEQK